The following are encoded in a window of Tessaracoccus flavescens genomic DNA:
- a CDS encoding 2-oxoacid:ferredoxin oxidoreductase subunit beta — protein MTATSGLAGKPLSITPLTKKDFTSDQEVRWCPGCGDYAVLATFQSMAANLGIKRENTVIVSGIGCSSRFPYYVDSYGMHSIHGRAPAIATGVALSRPDLNVWVVTGDGDALSIGGNHLIHALRRNVNMTILLFNNRIYGLTKGQYSPTSELGKVTKSTPYGSLDTPFNPVSLALGAEASFVARSIDSDRKHLTEVLTAAAEHRGTSLVEIYQNCPIFNDDAFATLKGPEGTLISLVHGEPIIFAGGEHCVVRTPDGQIKVAKTAEVDQASIVVHDETREDPSQAFALSRLTEPGLLRRAPIGIFRRVPRPAYDDLVREQIDTVRADDPAAALASVIAGNDTWEADER, from the coding sequence ATGACCGCCACGTCCGGCCTCGCCGGCAAGCCGCTGAGCATCACTCCCCTCACGAAGAAGGACTTCACCTCCGACCAGGAGGTGCGCTGGTGCCCCGGCTGCGGTGACTACGCCGTCCTCGCCACCTTCCAGTCCATGGCGGCCAACCTCGGGATCAAGCGGGAGAACACCGTCATCGTCTCGGGCATCGGCTGCTCGTCGCGTTTCCCGTACTACGTGGACAGCTACGGCATGCACTCGATCCACGGCCGCGCTCCCGCGATCGCGACGGGGGTTGCGCTGAGCCGTCCCGACCTCAACGTGTGGGTCGTGACCGGCGACGGAGATGCGCTGTCGATCGGCGGCAACCACCTGATCCATGCGCTGCGCCGCAACGTGAACATGACGATCCTGCTGTTCAACAACCGGATCTACGGCCTCACGAAGGGCCAGTACTCCCCCACCTCCGAGCTGGGAAAGGTCACCAAGTCGACGCCGTACGGCTCGCTCGACACGCCGTTCAACCCGGTCTCGCTCGCGCTCGGCGCCGAGGCGTCGTTCGTGGCCCGCAGCATCGACTCCGACCGCAAGCACCTGACCGAGGTGCTCACCGCCGCGGCGGAACACCGCGGCACCTCGCTCGTGGAGATCTACCAGAACTGCCCGATCTTCAATGACGACGCCTTCGCGACGCTGAAGGGCCCGGAGGGGACGCTGATCTCGCTCGTCCACGGCGAGCCGATCATCTTCGCAGGCGGCGAGCACTGCGTCGTGCGCACCCCGGACGGTCAGATCAAGGTCGCGAAGACGGCCGAGGTCGACCAGGCGAGCATCGTCGTGCACGACGAGACCCGCGAGGACCCGTCCCAGGCGTTCGCGCTCTCGCGGCTCACGGAGCCGGGACTGCTGCGGCGGGCACCCATCGGGATCTTCCGCCGCGTTCCCCGCCCCGCCTACGACGATCTCGTCCGCGAACAGATCGACACGGTCAGGGCAGATGACCCCGCGGCGGCGCTAGCCTCGGTGATCGCAGGCAACGACACGTGGGAGGCAGACGAGCGATGA
- a CDS encoding 2-oxoacid:acceptor oxidoreductase subunit alpha, whose amino-acid sequence MPETQPLQRVVIRFAGDSGDGMQLTGDRFTAETASFGNDIATLPNFPAEIRAPQGTLPGVSSFQLHFANFDIVTPGDVPDVLVAMNPAALKANLRDLPRGGTIIVDTADFTKRNLAKIGWDSNPLEDGTLTNYSVHSLDLTGLATGAVADFDLSRKDASRTKNMFALGLLSWLYSRPTEGTIDFLAEKFAKKPDIRDANIAAFKAGYAYGETTEAFEVQYHVEPAPMPKGRYRQISGNLATAYGLIVGAHKAGMQLFLGSYPITPASDILHELSKRKDVGVMTFQAEDEIAAVGAAIGASFAGSLGVTSTSGPGVALKSEAISLGVMTELPLVVVNVQRAGPSTGMPTKTEQADLMQAIWGRNGEAPVPVIAAKSSTDCFDTAVEACRIAIKYRTPVIMLSDGYLANGAEPWKIPDLDAIEPIDPGFATQLNGEVDGKETFLPYQRDPETLARAWAIPGTEGLEHRIGGIEKAALTGNVSYDPDNHELMVRTRHAKIKGIVRDIPDVEVDDPNGDAKVLVLGWGSTYGPITAATRRVRNTGRSIATAHLRHLNPMPGNLGEVLSGYESVIVPEMNLGQLSTMLRARYLAPVTTYSRVRGLPISITELENDLIAEIDALKEKN is encoded by the coding sequence GTGCCTGAAACTCAGCCCCTGCAACGAGTCGTCATCCGATTCGCAGGAGATTCCGGCGATGGAATGCAGCTCACCGGTGACCGCTTCACTGCGGAGACCGCGAGCTTCGGCAATGACATCGCGACCCTTCCCAACTTCCCGGCCGAGATCCGCGCGCCACAGGGCACGCTGCCCGGTGTGTCGAGCTTCCAGCTGCACTTCGCCAACTTCGACATCGTGACCCCGGGTGACGTGCCAGACGTGCTGGTCGCGATGAACCCGGCGGCGCTGAAAGCCAACCTGCGCGACCTCCCCCGCGGCGGCACGATCATCGTCGACACCGCGGATTTCACCAAGCGCAACCTGGCGAAGATCGGGTGGGATTCCAACCCCCTCGAGGACGGTACGCTCACCAACTACTCGGTGCACTCGCTCGACCTGACGGGCCTGGCCACCGGGGCCGTCGCCGACTTCGACCTCTCCCGCAAGGACGCCTCGCGCACGAAGAACATGTTCGCGCTCGGCCTGCTCAGCTGGCTGTACTCGCGCCCCACCGAGGGCACCATCGACTTCCTCGCCGAGAAATTCGCCAAGAAACCCGACATCCGCGACGCGAACATCGCGGCATTCAAGGCCGGCTACGCCTACGGCGAGACGACCGAGGCGTTCGAGGTCCAGTACCACGTCGAGCCCGCGCCGATGCCGAAGGGCCGCTACCGCCAGATCTCGGGCAACCTCGCCACCGCCTACGGCCTGATCGTCGGCGCCCACAAGGCGGGCATGCAGCTGTTCCTCGGCTCCTACCCGATCACCCCCGCCTCGGACATCCTGCACGAGCTGTCGAAGCGCAAGGACGTCGGCGTGATGACCTTCCAGGCCGAGGACGAGATCGCCGCCGTCGGCGCCGCCATCGGGGCCTCGTTCGCAGGATCGCTCGGCGTCACCTCGACCTCCGGACCCGGCGTCGCGCTCAAGTCCGAGGCGATCAGCCTCGGCGTGATGACGGAGCTGCCGCTCGTCGTGGTCAACGTGCAGCGCGCAGGGCCCTCCACCGGCATGCCGACCAAGACGGAACAGGCGGACCTGATGCAGGCCATCTGGGGCCGCAACGGCGAGGCGCCCGTCCCTGTGATCGCCGCGAAGTCGTCCACCGACTGCTTCGACACGGCCGTCGAGGCCTGCCGGATCGCGATCAAGTACCGCACGCCGGTGATCATGCTCTCCGACGGCTACCTCGCAAACGGCGCCGAGCCGTGGAAGATCCCCGACCTCGACGCGATCGAGCCCATCGACCCGGGCTTCGCCACCCAGCTGAACGGGGAGGTCGACGGCAAGGAGACCTTCCTGCCCTACCAGCGCGATCCCGAGACCCTCGCCCGCGCCTGGGCCATCCCGGGCACGGAGGGCCTCGAGCACCGCATCGGCGGCATCGAGAAGGCGGCCCTCACCGGCAACGTGTCCTACGACCCGGACAACCACGAGCTGATGGTGCGCACCCGCCACGCCAAGATCAAGGGCATCGTCCGTGACATCCCCGATGTCGAGGTCGACGACCCGAACGGCGACGCGAAGGTGCTGGTGCTCGGCTGGGGGTCCACCTACGGTCCCATCACGGCCGCGACCCGCCGCGTCCGCAACACGGGACGCTCGATCGCCACCGCCCACCTGCGCCACCTCAACCCGATGCCGGGCAACCTCGGCGAGGTCCTGAGCGGCTACGAGTCGGTCATCGTGCCCGAGATGAACCTCGGCCAGCTGTCGACCATGCTGCGGGCCCGCTACCTCGCCCCCGTCACCACCTACTCGCGCGTCCGCGGGCTGCCGATCTCGATCACCGAGCTCGAGAACGACCTGATCGCCGAGATCGACGCGCTGAAGGAGAAGAACTGA